From the genome of Spinacia oleracea cultivar Varoflay chromosome 2, BTI_SOV_V1, whole genome shotgun sequence, one region includes:
- the LOC110795848 gene encoding uncharacterized protein, with amino-acid sequence MDQATMKREKLQFARVLVEMNLTQDFTDCVEYEDAYGSIVKQSIVYEWKPSYCGVCKIMGHPTDKCVKKTKVVWQPKANPQKVTEKEKNSDQDGFTLVKSSLRPIRTSILKQITPTRNTFEVLHQETGEVTPTDSILEPTGDDSEQNKQKEIRQFLSSNNVQLFSLLETRVKASQLGSMYLNFIHCNITTIHKKIRFACTFVYAFNGVSERVPLWKDLQTIAAGCGGAWVCMGDFNNLLNLDERIGRPVRIGEVKPMRDCFSVCKLEDIKNAGCFFTWTNKQEGENRVMSKIDRVVANQDWVDCFDTAVANFLPEGAFDHCPTIIKSYSTDATHKPFRFFNMWCNATGFEELVARAWEVHIRGDTLALAELTEAHTHLHSNPLCDDLKRKEYAAHQVYLEVHKSYIDFLKQKAKIDWLATGDENTKLFHQCLKQRKQKNAIYSIIDGNGVWRDDPGSVKDAFLNFYQTLLGTTMGARKHVNPTIVAMGSSLSEDDWHLLNRSITAEEVKGAMFSIGSDKSPGMDGYGSKFDKATWETVGPEVVEAVQDFFTNGKLLENLNATSITLIPKTNCPATVMDFRPISCCHVIYKCITKLLCSRLQTVLPKVISKNQGAFIEGRSILHNVLICQDLVRYYSRKASQRAA; translated from the exons ATGGACCAGGCTACTATGAAAAGGGAGAAACTACAGTTTGCTAGAGTACTCGTGGAAATGAACCTCACCCAAGATTTTACAGACTGTGTGGAGTATGAGGATGCTTATGGGTCTATTGTGAAGCAAAGCATTGTGTATGAGTGGAAACCAAGCTACTGTGGAGTGTGCAAGATCATGGGGCACCCTACTGATAAATGTGTCAAGAAGACCAAAGTTGTATGGCAACCAAAAGCTAACCCACAGAAGGTGACtgaaaaggaaaagaatagTGACCAAGATGGCTTTACACTAGTGAAGAGCAGTCTTAGACCTATTAGAACTTCTATCCTTAAACAAATCACCCCCACCAGGAACACCTTTGAGGTGTTACATCAGGAGACAGGGGAGGTTACACCAACTGACAGTATACTTGAACCCACTGGAGATGATTCTGAACA GAACAAACAGAAAGAGATTAGACAGTTTCTTTCAAGCAATAATGTTCAGTTATTCAGCCTCTTGGAAACTAGAGTCAAGGCTTCTCAACTTGGCTCTATGTACTTAAAT TTTATCCATTGCAACATCACTACTATTCATAAGAAGATCAGGTTTGCATGCACCTTTGTGTATGCTTTTAATGGGGTTAGTGAAAGGGTGCCTTTGTGGAAGGATCTCCAAACTATAGCAGCTGGTTGTGGTGGTGCTTGGGTCTGTATGGGGGACTTTAACAACCTCCTCAACTTGGATGAAAGGATTGGTAGGCCAGTTAGAATAGGGGAAGTGAAGCCTATGAGAGATTGTTTCTCAGTGTGTAAACTTGAAGATATCAAGAATGCAGGCTGTTTCTTTACTTGGACAAATAAGCAAGAGGGTGAGAATAGGGTGATGTCAAAGATTGATAGAGTAGTGGCTAATCAGGACTGGGTGGATTGTTTTGACACTGCAGTGGCTAATTTCCTTCCTGAAGGAGCTTTTGACCATTGCCCTACCATCATTAAGTCCTACAGTACTGATGCTACTCATAAGCCTTTTCGTTTCTTCAACATGTGGTGCAATGCTACTGGTTTTGAGGAGTTAGTTGCAAGAGCTTGGGAGGTTCATATTAGAGG AGATACCCTAGCCCTTGCCGAGTTAACTGAAGCACATACACATTTACACTCTAATCCCCTTTGTGATGATCTCAAAAGGAAGGAGTATGCAGCCCACCAGGTTTACCTAGAGGTGCACAAGAGTTATATAGATTTTCTGAAACAAAAGGCAAAAATAGACTGGCTAGCTACAGGGGATGAAAACACTAAACTTTTCCACCAGTGTCTCAAGCAAAGGAAACAAAAGAATGCTATCTATTCAATCATTGATGGCAATGGTGTGTGGAGGGATGATCCAGGCAGTGTCAAAGATGCTTTCCTAAACTTTTATCAaaccttgcttggcacaactaTGGGAGCAAGGAAGCATGTGAACCCTACAATTGTGGCTATGGGCTCTTCTCTCTCTGAGGATGATTGGCATCTTCTCAATAGAAGCATTACTGCAGAGGAGGTTAAGGGGGCTATGTTCTCTATTGGGAGTGACAAATCCCCTGGTATGGATGGCTATGGTAGCAAATTTGACAAGGCTACTTGGGAAACAGTGGGCCCTGAGGTGGTGGAAGCTGTCCAGGATTTTTTCACTAATGGCAAACTTCTGGAAAATCTGAATGCTACTTCAATTACCTTGATTCCTAAAACAAATTGTCCTGCAACTGTGATGGATTTTCGTCCAATATCTTGTTGTCATGTCATTTACAAATGTATCACAAAGCTACTGTGTTCCAGATTACAGACAGTGCTTCCTAAGGTCATTTCTAAGAACCAAGGGGCTTTTATTGAAGGAAGAAGTATCCTCCATAATGTGTTGATCTGCCAGGATTTGGTGAGATACTATTCTAGGAAGGCTAGTCAAAGAGCTGCATGA